In Microbaculum marinisediminis, one DNA window encodes the following:
- a CDS encoding alpha-hydroxy acid oxidase yields the protein MARTFASRRVDRALSIDELRHMARRRLPEVVFEYLDGGAEDEVTLRRNRAVFDDVAFLPAALNDVATVDATTSLFGRPMAFPFAVAPTGFNGLMRRDGDLALARAAAAADIPLAQSTVSNARIETVAAVPGLRHWMQLYIFRDQAFMEALLERAERAGCEALILTVDSNVFGNREWDKRNYATPSRPRLSRRFEALRHPGWVRDVLLPGIPGFGNLDEILPPDRRDLSGAAHWSRTQIDPSLSWRHLDWLRTRWRGPLVVKGLLSPSDAVRARDAGADGIVLSNHGGRQLDGAVAPLQILAETRQALGAGTVLMIDGGIRRGSDIAKAVALGADAVLSGRAPLYGLAAGGEAGVARALALLAEQFLRVMALLGRRSVADLSPDCLRDVADLGPLRSVETPCGAQSIRDRPR from the coding sequence ATGGCCCGGACCTTTGCCTCGCGCCGCGTCGATCGGGCGCTGTCGATCGACGAACTCCGGCATATGGCGCGCCGCCGCCTGCCCGAGGTGGTCTTCGAATATCTCGACGGCGGCGCCGAGGATGAGGTGACGCTGCGGCGAAACCGCGCCGTCTTCGACGACGTCGCCTTTCTGCCCGCCGCGCTGAACGACGTTGCCACGGTGGATGCCACGACCAGCCTGTTCGGCCGGCCCATGGCCTTCCCCTTCGCCGTCGCCCCCACCGGGTTTAACGGCCTCATGCGCCGCGACGGAGATCTGGCGCTGGCGCGCGCTGCGGCGGCGGCGGACATTCCCCTCGCCCAGAGCACGGTGTCGAACGCGCGGATCGAAACCGTCGCCGCCGTACCCGGACTGCGCCACTGGATGCAACTCTATATCTTCCGCGATCAGGCCTTCATGGAGGCACTACTCGAGCGCGCCGAGCGGGCCGGATGCGAGGCCCTGATCCTGACCGTGGACAGCAATGTCTTCGGCAACCGCGAATGGGACAAGCGGAACTACGCCACGCCGAGCCGCCCCCGCCTGTCGCGCCGCTTCGAGGCACTGCGCCATCCCGGCTGGGTGAGGGATGTGCTGCTGCCCGGCATTCCCGGCTTCGGCAATCTCGACGAGATCCTGCCCCCCGACCGGCGCGATCTGTCCGGCGCCGCGCACTGGTCGCGCACGCAGATCGACCCGTCGCTTTCGTGGCGCCACCTGGACTGGCTTCGCACCAGATGGCGCGGACCGCTCGTCGTCAAGGGACTGCTTTCGCCTTCGGATGCCGTCCGGGCGCGGGACGCCGGCGCCGACGGCATCGTGCTGTCCAACCACGGCGGGCGGCAGCTCGACGGCGCGGTCGCGCCCCTGCAGATCCTGGCGGAGACGCGCCAGGCACTGGGGGCCGGCACGGTGCTGATGATCGACGGTGGCATCCGCCGGGGCAGCGATATCGCCAAGGCCGTCGCGCTCGGCGCCGACGCCGTGCTGTCGGGCCGCGCCCCGCTCTACGGCCTGGCCGCCGGAGGCGAGGCGGGCGTGGCGCGGGCCCTCGCGCTTCTGGCCGAGCAATTCTTGCGCGTCATGGCGCTGCTCGGCCGACGGTCCGTCGCGGACCTGAGCCCCGACTGCCTGCGCGATGTCGCGGACCTCGGTCCTCTGCGGTCCGTGGAAACGCCCTGCGGGGCCCAGTCGATCCGGGATCGGCCACGCTAG
- a CDS encoding YbhB/YbcL family Raf kinase inhibitor-like protein: MALTLATTAFAEGGGIPQQYTCEGDDRSPPFEWAGVPEGTESFLLVCDDPDAPGGTFHHWAAYNIPADRRSLSGGYGPETPETDVAQAINDFRSPGYRGPCPPRGHRPHAYHFRLSALNGRITAAGPGAGCVEIQRMARPLEIEAVELIGYYGR; the protein is encoded by the coding sequence ATGGCCTTGACGCTCGCAACCACGGCCTTCGCGGAGGGCGGCGGTATTCCGCAGCAATACACATGCGAGGGAGACGACCGCTCGCCGCCGTTCGAATGGGCCGGCGTGCCGGAGGGAACGGAGAGCTTCCTGCTCGTCTGCGACGATCCGGATGCGCCCGGCGGCACCTTCCATCACTGGGCCGCCTACAACATTCCCGCCGACCGGCGGAGCCTGAGCGGCGGCTACGGTCCGGAGACGCCGGAGACCGACGTCGCGCAGGCGATCAATGATTTCCGTTCGCCGGGTTATCGCGGCCCGTGCCCGCCCAGGGGGCACAGGCCGCATGCCTACCATTTCCGGCTCAGCGCCCTGAACGGCCGCATCACCGCGGCGGGACCGGGTGCCGGCTGCGTCGAGATCCAGCGGATGGCCCGTCCCTTGGAGATCGAGGCCGTGGAACTGATCGGCTACTATGGCCGCTGA
- a CDS encoding FAD-binding oxidoreductase → MEDEIRTVLSEELGDLATFGAEIPERYRRDWLSEQAVTPIAVIRPRTTEDVSRALRLCSRLGISVVPQGGMTGLVGGAQPVAGGVALSLDRMTAIEEIDEVMATVTVEAGATLGDVQRACEQAGLFLAVDLGARDSCQVGGVISTNAGGNRVIRYGMTRENVLGIEAVLSDGTIVTSLNKLLKNNAGYDLKQLLIGSEGTLGVVTRAVLRLHAQPQSFCSAFCGCADFAGVIGLLKAARSTLGAALTSFEVMWPSFYDFMCDGLPELRRSLAGRHGVYVLIEASGPAGQARQSLEDLLAAEIDAGHIADAVLPKSERETTELWAVRESVSEYGRLMGPLTGFDIGIPTGEAGAFVAEIEAALARHWPDVHALSYGHIGDSNLHLVVNVPSAGAHQPHDALCDLVFEAVSRYGGTISAEHGIGTIKRDYLHLTRSPSELEVMARLKRALDPRGILNPGKVLAPPHSATSQAVSPTVSPSATPPSGPA, encoded by the coding sequence ATGGAAGACGAAATCCGCACCGTTTTGAGCGAAGAGCTCGGGGATCTGGCGACCTTCGGCGCCGAGATTCCGGAACGGTATCGGCGCGACTGGCTCTCCGAGCAGGCCGTGACGCCGATCGCGGTCATCCGTCCCCGCACGACCGAGGACGTGTCCCGTGCCTTGCGGCTGTGCAGCCGGCTGGGGATAAGCGTGGTTCCGCAGGGCGGCATGACCGGGCTTGTCGGCGGCGCGCAGCCGGTGGCGGGGGGCGTGGCGCTGTCGCTCGACCGCATGACCGCCATCGAGGAGATTGACGAGGTCATGGCGACGGTCACGGTGGAGGCCGGCGCCACCCTGGGCGACGTGCAGCGGGCCTGCGAGCAGGCCGGTCTCTTCCTGGCCGTGGATCTGGGCGCGCGCGATTCTTGTCAGGTCGGCGGCGTCATCTCGACCAATGCCGGGGGCAACCGCGTGATCCGCTACGGCATGACGCGCGAGAACGTTTTGGGGATCGAGGCGGTGCTGTCCGACGGAACCATCGTCACGTCGCTGAACAAGCTTCTGAAGAACAACGCGGGCTACGATCTGAAACAGCTGCTGATCGGCTCCGAGGGAACGCTCGGCGTCGTGACCCGGGCGGTGCTTCGGCTGCACGCGCAGCCGCAGAGCTTCTGCTCGGCCTTCTGCGGCTGTGCCGATTTCGCCGGCGTGATCGGGCTTCTGAAGGCGGCCCGGTCGACGCTCGGGGCGGCGCTGACCTCCTTCGAGGTGATGTGGCCCAGCTTCTACGATTTCATGTGCGACGGCCTGCCGGAGTTGCGGCGTTCGCTTGCCGGGCGCCACGGGGTCTATGTGCTGATCGAGGCCAGCGGGCCGGCGGGGCAGGCCCGCCAGTCGCTGGAGGACCTGCTGGCGGCGGAGATCGACGCCGGCCATATCGCCGATGCGGTTCTGCCCAAGTCAGAACGCGAGACGACCGAGCTCTGGGCCGTGCGCGAGAGCGTCTCGGAATACGGCCGCCTGATGGGGCCGCTGACCGGCTTCGACATCGGCATCCCGACCGGCGAAGCCGGCGCCTTCGTGGCCGAGATCGAAGCCGCGCTCGCCCGCCACTGGCCGGACGTCCATGCGCTGAGCTACGGCCATATCGGCGACAGCAACCTGCACCTGGTGGTGAACGTGCCGTCGGCCGGGGCGCATCAGCCGCATGATGCGCTGTGCGACCTGGTGTTCGAGGCCGTCAGCCGGTATGGCGGAACCATCTCGGCCGAGCACGGCATCGGCACGATCAAACGGGACTATCTGCATCTCACCCGCAGCCCTTCGGAACTCGAGGTGATGGCGCGGCTGAAGCGCGCGCTCGACCCGAGGGGCATCCTCAACCCGGGCAAGGTCCTTGCCCCGCCCCATTCGGCGACGTCCCAGGCTGTATCCCCAACGGTATCCCCGTCGGCGACGCCTCCGTCCGGGCCGGCCTGA
- a CDS encoding TauD/TfdA family dioxygenase produces the protein MTRANGYLAGRTAITGPMAWKGSDYGARSEWEFRFTPQHLAEIEAAAKHLEGRGLALSEVTPEDFPLPTLGAELRTMDEVLRSGCGFALMTGIDVDRYSEDVMRLIFVGVGSYFGTSVSQSHRGDYLGDVIDRSEAGNERPYRRGGTISMHRDPSDIVGLFCHRNAKEGGLSRIASAATIWNTFVAERPDLLDPLIEGFQFYRPTADRGASPALTPVNIPVFAEDDDGQIHCSYIPELIRSGAQHDGGTLDPRAEEALSFFETVANRDGVFLDMEFRPGDMQFLNDRTTVHGRTDYQDWPEQSRKRHLFRLWLMCPHWSAPTRRLHIFDQADRAGGGIPKAA, from the coding sequence ATGACACGCGCGAACGGATATCTGGCCGGCCGCACCGCCATCACCGGACCGATGGCATGGAAGGGGTCCGACTACGGCGCCAGATCCGAATGGGAGTTCCGGTTCACGCCGCAGCATCTCGCCGAGATCGAGGCGGCCGCCAAGCATCTGGAAGGCCGCGGATTGGCGCTCTCCGAGGTAACCCCCGAAGACTTCCCGCTGCCCACGCTCGGCGCCGAACTAAGGACAATGGACGAGGTCCTGCGCTCGGGCTGCGGCTTCGCGCTGATGACCGGCATCGACGTCGACCGCTATTCCGAAGACGTCATGCGCCTGATCTTCGTGGGCGTCGGATCCTATTTCGGCACCTCGGTGTCGCAGAGCCATCGCGGCGACTATCTCGGCGACGTCATCGACCGCTCGGAGGCCGGCAACGAACGCCCCTATCGCCGCGGCGGCACGATCAGCATGCACCGCGACCCCTCCGACATCGTCGGGCTGTTCTGCCACCGCAACGCCAAGGAAGGCGGGCTGAGCCGCATCGCCTCGGCGGCCACCATCTGGAACACCTTCGTCGCCGAGCGGCCCGACCTTCTCGATCCGCTGATCGAGGGCTTCCAGTTCTATCGCCCGACCGCCGACCGGGGCGCCTCCCCGGCCCTCACCCCTGTCAATATCCCCGTCTTTGCCGAGGACGACGACGGGCAGATCCACTGCTCCTACATCCCCGAGCTCATCCGTAGCGGCGCCCAGCATGACGGCGGCACGCTCGATCCGCGCGCCGAGGAGGCGCTGAGCTTCTTCGAGACGGTGGCCAATCGCGACGGCGTCTTCCTGGACATGGAGTTCCGCCCCGGCGACATGCAGTTCCTGAACGACCGCACCACCGTGCACGGCCGCACCGACTACCAGGACTGGCCGGAACAGTCGCGCAAGCGCCATCTCTTTCGGCTGTGGCTCATGTGCCCGCACTGGTCGGCCCCGACCAGGCGGCTGCACATCTTCGATCAGGCCGACCGCGCCGGCGGCGGCATTCCGAAGGCCGCCTAG
- a CDS encoding HpcH/HpaI aldolase family protein gives MAQQPTSAPAALRARLGTGPALRGPFVSIPSPVSVEILCTAGPDFLCLEGEHAALRGPLLADMLRAADLGGVPALVRVPEAMPWLIAEALDAGACGILAPRIASADQARAVVRAARFPPEGQRGAGPGRATRYGYAAARYVERARRETLVSIQIETVEAIAELDAILAVPGMDLIFIGPGDLGISLAAAGRPGPEALAAAIDEIVVRTRAAGIQVGLFTATAPRPAPDPRLALYIQGGDAMFLQAAAQAAFQPKQ, from the coding sequence ATGGCGCAACAGCCAACTTCCGCGCCCGCGGCCCTGCGGGCGCGGCTCGGCACCGGACCGGCCCTGCGTGGCCCCTTCGTCTCGATCCCGAGCCCCGTGTCGGTCGAGATCCTCTGCACTGCCGGCCCGGATTTCCTGTGCCTCGAAGGCGAGCATGCCGCCTTGCGCGGCCCCCTGCTGGCCGACATGCTGCGCGCCGCCGATCTGGGCGGGGTGCCGGCGCTGGTCCGGGTACCCGAAGCCATGCCCTGGCTCATCGCCGAGGCCCTTGACGCCGGGGCGTGCGGCATTCTCGCGCCCCGCATCGCTTCGGCGGATCAGGCGCGGGCGGTCGTCCGCGCCGCCCGCTTTCCCCCGGAGGGCCAGCGCGGCGCCGGGCCGGGCCGCGCGACGCGCTACGGCTACGCTGCGGCCCGCTATGTCGAGCGGGCCCGCCGCGAAACCCTGGTGTCGATTCAGATCGAGACGGTCGAGGCCATCGCCGAGCTGGACGCCATCCTCGCGGTGCCGGGAATGGATCTGATCTTCATCGGGCCCGGCGATCTCGGCATCAGTCTCGCCGCCGCCGGCCGGCCGGGTCCGGAGGCCCTTGCAGCGGCCATCGACGAGATCGTCGTCCGGACCCGGGCCGCGGGGATCCAGGTGGGCCTATTCACCGCCACCGCCCCGCGGCCCGCCCCCGATCCGCGGCTCGCCCTCTACATCCAGGGCGGCGACGCGATGTTCCTGCAGGCTGCGGCGCAGGCCGCCTTCCAGCCGAAACAGTGA
- a CDS encoding CDP-archaeol synthase: MLQIVPVFEVLALLALANVSPIAAKRIMGDRLSRPLDGGIRLFDGQPLFGASKTIRGLVVALAMTALGAVLLGEPWTLGLAIGAASMAGDLASSFIKRRLGLPPSARATGLDQIPEALLPALAAMPLLGLTWPDVALTVVLFWLGGVVLSKWLFRLGFRDEPH, translated from the coding sequence ATGTTGCAAATCGTCCCTGTGTTCGAGGTCCTGGCGCTGCTGGCGCTGGCGAACGTCAGCCCGATTGCGGCCAAGCGGATCATGGGAGACCGGTTGTCCCGGCCGCTCGACGGCGGGATCCGCCTTTTCGACGGACAGCCGCTCTTCGGCGCCTCCAAGACCATCCGCGGTCTCGTCGTCGCGCTGGCTATGACGGCGCTCGGCGCCGTCCTGCTCGGCGAACCGTGGACGCTGGGCCTGGCCATCGGGGCGGCCTCGATGGCGGGCGACTTGGCGTCGAGTTTCATCAAGCGCCGGCTCGGCCTTCCCCCCAGCGCGCGCGCGACCGGCCTCGACCAGATACCCGAGGCGCTGCTGCCCGCGCTCGCCGCCATGCCGCTGCTCGGCCTGACATGGCCGGATGTGGCGCTGACGGTCGTGTTGTTCTGGCTGGGCGGGGTGGTCCTGTCGAAATGGCTTTTCCGGCTGGGCTTCCGCGACGAGCCGCACTGA
- a CDS encoding phosphoribosyltransferase: MFADRTEAGKKLAAELTRIVAEDPALTDPVVLALPRGGLPVAIEIARALKAPLDLVLVRKIGVPFQPELAAGAVVDGDDPQLVVNTDVVRLAGLSQADLDAGEARELKEIERRRDQYLKGRARAPVVNRTVIVVDDGIATGATTRAALKALRRRKPKALILAVPVAPEDTVAAMRGEVDRVVCLEMPAAFYAIGAHYIDFRQVSDQEVVALLDEAARDG, from the coding sequence ATGTTCGCCGATCGCACCGAGGCCGGGAAGAAGCTCGCCGCGGAACTGACGCGGATCGTGGCCGAGGATCCCGCGCTCACCGATCCGGTGGTGCTGGCGCTGCCGCGCGGCGGGCTGCCGGTGGCGATCGAGATCGCGCGGGCGCTTAAGGCGCCGCTCGACCTGGTGCTGGTGCGCAAGATCGGCGTGCCGTTCCAGCCCGAGCTCGCCGCCGGCGCGGTGGTCGACGGCGACGATCCGCAGCTCGTGGTCAACACGGACGTGGTACGGCTCGCCGGCCTCAGCCAGGCCGATCTCGACGCCGGGGAGGCCCGCGAGCTCAAGGAGATCGAGCGTCGCCGCGACCAATACCTGAAGGGGCGCGCGCGGGCGCCGGTGGTGAACCGCACCGTAATCGTCGTCGACGACGGCATCGCGACGGGGGCGACGACGCGGGCGGCGCTGAAGGCGCTGAGGCGGCGCAAGCCGAAGGCGCTGATCCTCGCCGTTCCGGTGGCGCCGGAGGATACGGTCGCGGCGATGCGCGGCGAGGTCGACCGGGTCGTCTGCCTGGAGATGCCGGCCGCGTTCTACGCGATCGGCGCCCACTACATCGACTTCCGCCAGGTCTCCGACCAGGAGGTGGTCGCCCTGCTCGACGAGGCGGCCCGGGACGGGTGA
- a CDS encoding SDR family oxidoreductase, which translates to MTDKLAGRVALVTGAAQGLGLAIARAFHEQGASVLLTDVNRAVRDVATQLDAGAGRSRGAVQDVRDEALWQELTAGLMRDRGSLDILVNNAALTISKPLWDIPAAEWDDVMAVNLRGTFFGCRAAGRIMREAGRGRIINISSLAGQRGGVVAGGHYSASKAGIVVLSKCFAAELAASNVTVNTIAPAAIEGPITRVMPADKVAAMAKTIPVGRLGDDREVGAAAVWLASDEAAFVTGATIDVNGGINMR; encoded by the coding sequence ATGACCGATAAACTTGCCGGCCGGGTCGCCCTTGTCACGGGCGCCGCTCAGGGACTGGGGCTGGCGATCGCCCGTGCCTTTCACGAGCAGGGAGCCTCGGTCCTGCTTACCGATGTGAACCGGGCGGTGAGGGATGTCGCGACCCAGCTCGATGCGGGCGCCGGCCGCAGCCGGGGCGCGGTGCAGGACGTGCGCGACGAAGCACTCTGGCAGGAGCTGACGGCGGGCCTGATGCGCGACCGGGGCAGCCTCGACATCCTGGTCAACAACGCCGCGCTGACCATCTCGAAGCCACTCTGGGACATTCCCGCCGCGGAATGGGATGACGTGATGGCCGTCAATCTGCGCGGCACCTTCTTCGGCTGCCGCGCCGCCGGACGGATCATGCGCGAAGCGGGCCGGGGACGGATCATCAACATCAGCTCGCTGGCCGGCCAGCGCGGCGGCGTGGTGGCCGGCGGCCATTACTCCGCCTCGAAGGCCGGGATCGTGGTGCTCAGCAAGTGCTTCGCGGCGGAGCTGGCCGCCAGCAACGTCACGGTGAACACCATCGCCCCCGCCGCCATCGAGGGACCGATCACCCGCGTCATGCCGGCCGACAAGGTCGCCGCCATGGCAAAGACAATCCCGGTCGGCCGTCTCGGCGACGACCGCGAGGTGGGGGCCGCCGCGGTCTGGCTGGCGTCCGACGAGGCAGCCTTCGTCACCGGCGCCACCATCGACGTGAACGGCGGCATCAACATGCGCTGA
- a CDS encoding dienelactone hydrolase family protein: MERSSMGNTARDVVIGPKALEGRLELPDGAGGLVVFAHGSGSSRFSPRNNFVAGELRARGLGTLLFDLLTETEAADRHNVFDIPRLAARLVEAIAWTHGEADTAALPLGLFGASTGAAAALVAAAGMPEAVRAVVSRGGRPDLAGNALAQVRAATLLIVGGADHGVIALNEAAFAELACEKRLEIVPGATHLFEEPGTLDAVVALAGDWFETHLTGSGSA, from the coding sequence ATGGAACGGTCGTCGATGGGCAATACCGCACGGGACGTCGTAATCGGGCCGAAGGCGCTGGAAGGCCGGCTGGAGCTGCCGGACGGGGCGGGCGGGCTCGTCGTGTTCGCCCATGGCAGCGGCAGTTCGCGGTTCAGCCCGCGCAACAATTTCGTCGCCGGCGAACTGCGCGCGCGCGGCCTCGGCACCCTGCTGTTCGATCTCCTGACGGAGACGGAGGCCGCCGACCGGCACAACGTCTTCGACATCCCCAGGCTGGCGGCGCGGCTCGTCGAGGCGATCGCGTGGACACACGGCGAGGCCGACACGGCGGCCCTGCCGCTCGGCCTGTTCGGCGCCAGCACCGGCGCGGCGGCGGCGCTGGTGGCGGCGGCCGGCATGCCGGAGGCGGTCAGGGCGGTGGTCTCGCGGGGCGGCCGGCCCGATCTTGCCGGCAACGCGCTCGCCCAGGTGCGGGCGGCGACGCTGCTGATCGTCGGCGGGGCCGATCACGGCGTGATCGCGCTGAACGAGGCCGCCTTCGCCGAGCTTGCCTGCGAGAAGCGCCTGGAGATCGTGCCCGGGGCGACGCATCTGTTCGAGGAACCGGGGACGCTGGACGCCGTCGTCGCGCTCGCCGGCGACTGGTTCGAGACCCATCTGACCGGCAGCGGGAGCGCGTGA
- a CDS encoding IclR family transcriptional regulator has translation MSELGRNEDASLAVREDAGGHGAKPGRLSTVAKALDLLELMAAQPREWGVTELARELGLSKSVVHGLLATLRDKDFVVGDERSRRYRLGFKAMTLGADFDLDQELRTVAMPVLKELTEQTGEASYLMVRRGIKALTIARALPATPIHLAIEEGVRVPLHAGASARVILAFSRPDVIESVIADVGLPRLAEQTITARDDLLASLADIRAKGCAYSASEMLDGVYALAAPVFGPNGMVGSLGMVGIEAAVGARHETFTTLVIDHARRLEAALGGSAG, from the coding sequence ATGTCGGAATTGGGCCGAAACGAAGACGCCAGTCTGGCCGTCAGGGAGGACGCGGGGGGGCACGGCGCCAAACCGGGCAGGCTCAGCACCGTGGCCAAGGCGCTCGACCTGCTCGAGCTGATGGCGGCGCAACCGCGGGAGTGGGGCGTCACCGAGCTGGCGCGCGAACTGGGCCTGAGCAAGAGCGTCGTCCACGGCCTTCTCGCCACCCTGCGCGACAAGGATTTCGTCGTCGGCGACGAACGAAGCCGCCGCTACCGGCTCGGTTTCAAGGCGATGACGCTGGGCGCCGATTTCGACCTGGACCAGGAGTTGCGCACGGTCGCCATGCCGGTGCTGAAGGAACTGACGGAGCAGACCGGCGAGGCGAGCTACCTGATGGTCCGGCGTGGCATCAAGGCACTTACGATCGCGCGGGCGCTTCCTGCGACGCCGATCCACCTCGCGATCGAGGAGGGCGTCAGGGTGCCCTTGCATGCCGGCGCATCCGCGCGGGTGATCCTGGCGTTCTCCAGACCCGATGTCATCGAGTCCGTGATCGCGGATGTCGGCCTTCCCAGGCTGGCGGAGCAGACGATCACCGCGCGGGACGACCTGCTGGCGAGCCTGGCGGACATCCGGGCCAAGGGATGCGCCTACAGCGCGTCGGAGATGCTGGACGGCGTCTACGCCCTGGCCGCGCCCGTGTTCGGGCCGAACGGCATGGTCGGCAGCCTGGGCATGGTCGGCATCGAGGCCGCCGTAGGCGCGCGGCACGAGACCTTCACGACCCTGGTGATCGATCACGCCAGGCGGCTGGAAGCCGCGCTCGGCGGGTCGGCGGGCTAG
- a CDS encoding metallophosphoesterase: MNDPDLSRLETRLGRLHARQRLGVETDHEAQIFGYGRNFFHLENSRLFALAVEYGLKATGLYWRGKRNATRVVLRENIVRSAVLPPAFDGYTVLQLSDLHGDASLRAMARVREMIGGLTYDLCVLTGDYRGPTHGPHGPAVKIVAELLPAITTPVFGILGNHDTVRMVPDLEDLGIRMLMNEAAVIERDGARIHVVGVDDPHFYRAENIEKAVATVPDDDFSILLAHTPEIYRQAAHAGFDMMLCGHTHGGQICLPGGIPITLDSELPRRLGAGAWAHHGMAGYTSRGAGTSIVPVRFNCAPEITLHRLEVAR, translated from the coding sequence TTGAACGACCCCGATCTATCCCGCCTGGAGACGCGGCTCGGCCGGCTGCACGCGCGCCAGCGCCTGGGCGTGGAGACGGATCACGAGGCCCAGATCTTCGGATACGGCCGCAATTTCTTCCATCTGGAAAACTCGCGGCTGTTCGCGCTCGCCGTCGAATATGGCCTGAAGGCCACCGGTCTGTACTGGCGGGGAAAGCGCAACGCGACCCGCGTCGTCCTGCGCGAGAACATCGTCAGATCCGCCGTGCTGCCGCCCGCCTTCGACGGCTACACGGTGTTGCAGCTGAGCGACCTGCACGGCGACGCCAGCCTGCGGGCGATGGCGCGGGTGCGCGAGATGATCGGCGGCCTCACCTACGATCTCTGCGTCCTGACCGGCGATTATCGCGGGCCGACGCACGGCCCGCACGGCCCCGCGGTCAAGATCGTCGCCGAACTGCTGCCGGCGATCACGACACCGGTGTTCGGCATCCTCGGCAACCACGACACGGTGCGCATGGTGCCGGATCTCGAGGATCTCGGCATCCGCATGCTGATGAACGAGGCGGCGGTGATTGAGCGCGACGGGGCGCGGATCCACGTCGTCGGTGTCGATGATCCGCATTTCTACCGCGCCGAGAACATCGAGAAGGCGGTCGCCACGGTGCCGGACGACGACTTCTCGATCCTGCTGGCGCACACGCCGGAAATCTACCGCCAGGCGGCGCATGCCGGATTCGACATGATGCTTTGCGGCCATACCCATGGCGGCCAGATCTGCCTGCCCGGCGGCATCCCGATCACCCTGGATTCGGAGCTGCCGCGCCGGCTCGGGGCGGGCGCCTGGGCGCATCACGGCATGGCCGGCTACACCTCGCGGGGCGCGGGCACGTCGATCGTGCCGGTGCGGTTCAACTGCGCGCCGGAAATCACCCTGCATCGCCTGGAGGTGGCGCGCTGA
- a CDS encoding ribose-phosphate diphosphokinase, whose protein sequence is MRLFALNASRAFGESVAAAIGVDLDAHEERAFEDGEHKARPLVSVRGADAYVIQSLHGGPDESPNDKLVRLLFFLAALRENGAARVTAVVPYLAYARKDRQTKPRDPVTTRYVAQLFEAVGVDRVMTLEVHNVVAFQNAFRCQSVHLDLRSVFLDRAAALAGGDIVVASPDPGGVKRAQLFREALEARIGRPVGQAFMEKRRSAGVVSGDLLVGEVAGARVLVVDDIIASGGTMTRAAQACRAHGAADVRALAAHGLFTGHAAETLADPVLSGIVVSDTVPPFRLGGEARDRVEIVSAAPAVAKAISRLSGGGSISGLAGPMD, encoded by the coding sequence ATGCGCCTGTTCGCGCTGAATGCCTCGCGCGCCTTCGGCGAAAGCGTCGCCGCCGCAATCGGCGTCGATCTCGACGCGCATGAGGAGCGCGCCTTCGAGGACGGCGAGCACAAGGCGCGTCCGCTCGTCAGCGTGCGCGGGGCCGATGCCTATGTGATCCAGAGCCTGCACGGCGGGCCGGACGAGAGCCCGAACGACAAGCTGGTGCGGCTGCTGTTCTTCCTGGCGGCGCTGCGCGAGAACGGCGCGGCGCGGGTCACCGCCGTCGTCCCCTATCTGGCCTATGCCCGCAAGGACCGGCAGACCAAGCCGCGCGATCCGGTGACGACGCGCTACGTGGCGCAGCTCTTCGAGGCCGTCGGCGTCGACCGGGTGATGACGCTGGAAGTGCACAATGTCGTCGCCTTCCAGAACGCCTTCCGCTGCCAGAGCGTGCATCTCGATCTCAGATCGGTCTTCCTCGATCGCGCCGCCGCGCTGGCCGGGGGCGATATCGTCGTTGCCTCGCCTGATCCCGGCGGGGTCAAGCGGGCGCAGCTTTTCCGCGAGGCGCTGGAGGCGCGCATCGGCCGGCCAGTGGGCCAGGCCTTCATGGAGAAGCGGCGCAGCGCCGGCGTCGTCAGCGGCGACCTGCTGGTCGGCGAGGTCGCCGGCGCGCGGGTGCTCGTCGTCGACGACATTATCGCCTCGGGCGGGACGATGACGCGCGCCGCTCAGGCCTGCCGCGCGCACGGCGCGGCCGATGTCCGGGCGCTTGCCGCGCACGGGCTGTTCACCGGCCATGCCGCCGAGACGCTTGCCGACCCGGTGCTGTCGGGCATCGTCGTCAGCGATACGGTGCCGCCGTTCCGCCTGGGTGGAGAGGCGCGCGACCGGGTCGAGATCGTGTCGGCGGCGCCGGCGGTGGCCAAGGCGATCAGCCGGCTTTCCGGCGGCGGCTCCATCAGCGGCCTGGCCGGGCCGATGGACTGA